The Henckelia pumila isolate YLH828 chromosome 2, ASM3356847v2, whole genome shotgun sequence genome includes a window with the following:
- the LOC140883845 gene encoding uncharacterized protein At1g66480, translating to MGNSLGGRKSVKVMKINGETFKLKAPVQAGSVLNNYPGHVLLESEAVKHYGVRSKPMEPGQELKPKRLYFLVELPKFPEERVTRRVRSGIQMSAKDRLESLLLARRSSSDLSIMKPPSIASEEEEKRESGGGVRVKVRLPKAEVERLMAESKSEDEVAEKIISLYMGSGGVAAAASGELRRRDLDAVKPGLKTREKRVGFMPINEGEIQLAAA from the coding sequence ATGGGGAATAGTTTGGGAGGTAGGAAGAGTGTAAAAGTGATGAAAATCAACGGAGAAACCTTCAAATTGAAGGCTCCGGTTCAAGCCGGTTCGGTTTTGAATAATTACCCCGGCCACGTCTTGTTGGAGTCGGAGGCGGTGAAGCATTACGGCGTCCGGTCCAAGCCGATGGAGCCCGGGCAGGAGCTGAAGCCCAAAAGGCTCTACTTTCTGGTGGAGCTGCCCAAGTTCCCGGAGGAGAGGGTCACCCGGAGGGTGCGTTCCGGGATCCAAATGAGCGCCAAGGATCGGCTCGAGAGCTTGCTGCTGGCGCGGCGGTCTTCTTCTGATCTTTCGATTATGAAGCCGCCGAGCATCGCGTCGGAGGAGGAGGAGAAAAGAGAGAGCGGAGGAGGAGTGAGGGTGAAGGTGAGGTTGCCCAAGGCGGAAGTGGAGAGGCTGATGGCGGAGAGTAAGAGCGAGGATGAGGTGGCGGAGAAAATCATTAGCCTTTACATGGGGAGCGGCGGCGTTGCGGCGGCAGCTAGCGGAGAGCTGCGGCGGCGGGATCTTGACGCCGTTAAACCAGGCCTCAAAACTCGAGAG